The DNA window TGGCCGCCTGGTCCATCGGCGCCATGGGACGGCGCACCATGCACGGCGACGGCGACGTCAGCCCGGACAACGGCTTCTGCGACACGGTCGTGCACGCCATGGACGAGCTCAGGCCGGAGTTCCGAGAGGTCGTATGGCTCTGCGACGTCGAGGGGATGTCTTACTCGGACGCCGCGTCTGCCATCTCCTGCCCGGTCGGAACGATCATGTCCAGACTCCACAGAGGACGGCGCGCCCTGCGCCGCAGGCTCGGATCGAGGCGCAGCGTCGAGGCCGCGGCCTGAAGACGGCGCTACCCGCTCGGCGGCGCGTAGCGCGCCCGAGAGCGGTCGTTCTCCCAGACGTCGCAGCGCGAGACGCGTACCCTCCCCGCGGGGAGCGAGGCCTCGACCCGTGCGAAGATGGCGCGGGCGAGGTTCTCGGACGAGGGGTTGGTGTCGACGAACGGCTCGACCTCGTTGAGGTGGCGGTGATCGAACGGCGCGATCGCCTCTGTCATGATCGCGTCGAGCGCGTGAAAATCGAGCACCATCCCGTGCTCGTCGAGCTCCGCCGCGGCCAGGTGGACACGGACGCGCCAGTTGTGGCCGTGCAGGCGCTCGCACTTGCCCTGGTAGTCGCGGAGCTGGTGCGACGCCGAAAAAACGCGCTCCCTGAATATCTCGTACATCCCGAACACCACCCTCGGCGCGTTCTTCCGGCCGCGCTCCCGGCACTATATTGAAGCGCTGCTCCCGGTGCGATAAAAAAAATCTGCTCTCCCTGTCGTCTCGAGCCCACCTTTTCATATTGAAGGGATGACGACGACGCTCTAAACTCTTGCGCGCACAAAAAACGCCGGGCTCGAGTGCTTTTGGACGTTCATTTGGTTTCATGTGGAGAAGCGGTTTGGCGGCGATGATAGGTCTTTCGTCCGCGCCGCGCGTACTGTTCACCGAGGGAACGACCTCTGGCTCGAAGCGGCGAGCAGGTTGGACCCATTGAGGAGGGTGACCCCGTGAAGGATTCAGACAGCAGTCCCGACAAGACCGAGAACGCCGACGACATGTCCCTGGCCGATCTGCTCGGCGGCGGTGAGGGGAAATCCGAGGACGAGTCGCCGCGGCGCGTCGAGCACCGTGAGGACGAGCCAGACTCCGGCATGGTCAACCTGGCCAAGATGGTCGCCGCGTCGTCCATCGAGGTCGCGAAGACCCCGTCGATGGCGCCGCCGCCGCCGCCGAGCGCCGACCAGTCGGGCGTGCGGCCGGTGCCAGCAGCCGATCCCTCGGGCGTCGTCGCGACGCAGGGCGCTCCTTTGGCCGCACCGATGCAGCCGATGCAGAAGAAAAGCAACGCGGCCGTGTACGCGCTCATCGCGGTCGTCGTCATCGCGGCCGTGATCATAGGAATCGTCCTGATGAAACAGGGCGATGGGGACGACAAGGCGCTCGACAAGATGATGGCCGAGCTCCAGGCCAAGGCCGAGGCCGATCGCAAGGCCGCGGAGGAGAAGGAAGCGCTGCTCCTCGCCAAGCTCGAGGAGATGTCCAAGGCGTCCTCCGGCGGCGGGGCGGTCTCGGCCGCGGATCAGGCGAAGATGGACGCGGTCAAGGCGGAGCTCGACGCGGCCAAGGCGGAGAAGGAAGCGGCGGCGAAGAAGGCCGAGGAGGCCAAGTCCGGGTCATCCGCCGGAACGACCACGAAGACGAGCGAAAAGCCGAAGAAGGAAACGACCACCGCCTCCACGGAAACAAAGAAGACGACGACGAAGACGGACACCGCGGCGTCGAGCGGCACCGCCGCCAAGGCGACCGAGAAGCCGACAGAGACCGCGAAGACCGGCAGCGGCGCGTCGGAGCTCGACTCCCTGCTCGGAAGCGGGGCCAAGGAGAAGCCCGCCGAGGAGAAGCCCGCGGCCAAGGCGGCGGACGAGTTGCCCAAGCAGCCCTCGAAGGAGCAGGTGACCGCGGCGATGGCGCCTATCAAGGCGAAGGCCCAGGCGTCCTGCGCGAAGTACTCGACCGGGACGGTGCAGGTGTCGATGGTCGTGTCCAGCGCGGGCAAGGTCACGAGCGCGAAGGCGACCGGCGTGTTTGCGAACAACCCCGCGGGGACGTGCGTGGCGATGATGGCCCGTTCCGCCAAGTTCCCCAAGTTCAAGGACCCGACCTTCACCTTCACCTATCCCATCGTGTTGCAGTAGGGGACGATGAC is part of the Pseudomonadota bacterium genome and encodes:
- the queD gene encoding 6-carboxytetrahydropterin synthase QueD, which gives rise to MYEIFRERVFSASHQLRDYQGKCERLHGHNWRVRVHLAAAELDEHGMVLDFHALDAIMTEAIAPFDHRHLNEVEPFVDTNPSSENLARAIFARVEASLPAGRVRVSRCDVWENDRSRARYAPPSG